The nucleotide sequence AACAGGGCGCCGGACAGGGCGACAGCGGCGGCGATGACCACGGCCGCCCAGTAATTTCCAGAAAGATCGTAGACCAGCCCACCGACGAAGGGTCCAATGGTGCCGGACAGTCCGTAGGCCAACGAGACCCTGGCATAGATGCGACCGAAATTCTCCGGTCGGTATACGTCCGAGGTCTGGGTGGCGTAGAGCACCATGGCCGCCCCGAAGTTGAAGCCCACGAACGCCG is from bacterium and encodes:
- a CDS encoding MFS transporter; protein product: AFVGFNFGAAMVLYATQTSDVYRPENFGRIYARVSLAYGLSGTIGPFVGGLVYDLSGNYWAAVVIAAAVALSGALFYSAMGRRIHRHAPLPEPTPD